GTATGGTTTTAAAAGCCCAGCCTATCTCTGCTGCTCTTGATTATGTAAATGCGAGATCAAAAACCACAATATTTGTGAGTCCATCTGGGTTGAAATATAATCAAAAATTGGCTTATGACTTGTCAAAGAAGGATGAACTTGTTATAATTTGTGGAAGATATGAAGGGCTTGATCAGCGTATAATTGATTTGTATGTTGATTTTGAAATTTCAGTTGGAGATTATGTGTTATCTTCAGGTGAAGTTGCTGCTCTTGTCATAATAGATAGTGTATATAGATTGTTAGAGGGTGTAATAAATCCGAATTCCTTGCTTGAGGAATCTTTCAGTTGTGAGTGTGGCTTGCTTGAGTATCCTCACTATACTAGACCTTATGAATTTAAGGGATTAGAAGTTCCTAATGTGCTTCTTTCAGGTCATCACGAGGAAATAAGAAAATGGCGATTTATGAAGTCTATTGAAAAAACAAAGAAAAATAGATATGATTTGTACCTTAAATATTTGGAAATGAGAGGAGAAAATGATGGATTTAATAAGAAAAATTGAAGCTAAAGGAAAGAGAACAGAAAGTTTTGATTTTAGGGTAGGAGATACTATACGTGTTAGTTATAAAATAATTGAAGGCACTAATGAGAGAATTCAAAATTTTGAGGGTCTTGTTATATCTATTCAAAATAAAGGCATTGGACAAACTTTTTTAGTTAGAAAAATTTCTTCAGGTATTGGAGTTGAGAAAATTTTTCCTATGCATTCACCTATTATAGAAAAGGTTCAAGTGTTAAAGCGAGGGAAGGTAAGGCGGGCAAAACTTTACTATATGAGAGATAGAATTGGTAAAGCCGCTATGAAGGTGAAAGAGCGTCTTGATATTAAGAAGCTTAAATAATACTCAAGTATCTAAAATTACTTTAAACAAAAAGTTTCCTTTAAATGGGAGATTGGAAGTTATTAAGTCCCTTGGTGTTAATAAGTGGCTTGTATCTTTTTTAGGCAATTATTTTGAAGTAAAGAGTAATTTGCCATTAAAAGTTGGTTTTAAGTATTTTGCTAAGATAGTTAATACTTCAGGTAATTTTTTGATTCATGTTAATTATGCATCTATGTTTAGAGATTTAGATTTATTTGAAACTGATGATAAGGTTGTATTTAAACGAAGAGGTAATTCTTTAGATCAAAACACTAAGAAATTGTTTAGGAATATTTTTGCTAATATAAAAGATGAGTTTGTTTTAAAGTTTCTTTTAACTTTGTATGATCAAATTATAACAGAACAGGATTTTATGCAAATTTATAATTATTTTGGTAGTAAGTTAGAAATAAGAGAACAGGATAATAAACTGCCAATTTTTATTGAAAACGATAATAATTTTATTATTTCAATTCCCTTTAAATTTATGGAAGGAAGTGGTTTGTTATTTTTATTTTCTTATAAAGATTTGGAAATGGTTTATAAGTGGAGTTTCGTTTATTTTTTTAATGAACAAGAAAAAATTATTTGTGAGATTCATCTTTTTGGAGCTAATTCTAAATTAAGAATATATGCAAATTTTGATTTAAATAATATTGTTAGGGAGCTGAGAAGATCTCTTTTTCGTTATAATATAACTGATATAAAAATATTAGATTCAATTCAAGAATTTGAAGATTTTGATTGTGAAGTAATAGTAGCTAAGAGTATTGATTATAAGATATGAGATAAGATATGCATGGAGAAAAATTAGCTTTATTGATTAAATATGATACTAAATTTCCAGCGCCTTTTATTTTAGCTAAGGCTAGGGGAGAGAAGGTCTTACGTATAAAAGAGCTTGCTAAGCGAGAGGGTATTCCTATTGTGGAGGATAAATATTTATCTGAGAGCTTATTTTTGGTTAATGAGGGTGATTTTATTGATTCTAAATATTTTAAAGTAGTTGCACATATTTTATCTGTTGTTTATAAATTGAAGAGTAATAAATTATGAATACTAGACAAATTGGAAATCGTGGCAAGGTTTTTGCTTTAAAATATTTGCTTGAAAAGCTTAATAATTTTTATTTTATAGAGATAAAATATTGAAATGTTTATCCATTTAAAATTTTGGGATATTCAATTAATGTCGAAAATGACAAGTATGGTAAGTACAGTATTAGAATATATCACATTTAGTGATTTGAGGTCATTTGTAATGTTTTTTGATATTGTGTTTAATTTTAAGAGATTACTTATTTGTCTTGTATAGTTGAGGGAGATAGTCTTGAAGTCTGATCAAAATAAAGCTTGTGGCAATGATTTTAGAAAGGTAAACAAAGTTCCTTATTGGAAAATGAGAAAAGTAAAATCTGATCTTAAAAAACAAAATGTTGTGGCTTTGAATACTAATGATAATAAATCTGTGGGTACTAACTCTAATGACCAAAAGAATTATAAGGGTAATAAACAAAAAGGTTTTAGTAAAGACCGCAGATTGCGTATAAGGTTTAAAGAAGTATGTCCTATTTGTGAAAAACCTATCAGAGATATTATTTCTTGTATGTCTATGAAGTTGAATGGTGAAGATAAACCTATACATTTTGATTGTGCTATTGATAAGTTGAAGTCTGAGAATGAGCTTTTTAAGAATGAAAGTTTATTGTATGGGGGTGTTGGTAAATTTTTTGTTATTGATAAGTCTGTTAGAGGAAACAGTTTGGCTTTTAAGATAGTCAGGGAAGTTGATTTTGAAAATTTAGAGAGTTGTCCTAGTTGGCGAAAAAAAATTTTTCAAGATATGAATAAAGGATTTAAATTTTATTAATTATGAGAGTAGCATTATTTCCTGGGTCATTTGATCCTATTACTTGGGGACATATTGATTTAGTGAAAAGAGCATCATTAATTTTTGATAAGGTTATTGTTCTTGTTGCTAATAATAGTGCTAAGAGTTATTTGCTTAGTGATATTGAAAGATATGAACTTACTTTTGAGGTTATTGCATCTTTAGGATGGTCAAGAATTTTTGTAGATAGGTATGATGGAATTATTTTGGATTATGCTTTAAAAAATAATATTGGTTTTATTGTTAGGGGTGTTAGGGCTTTTCATGATTTTGAATTTGAATTTGAAAGATATGTTGTTAATAACAAGCTTAGTCCTTCAATAGACATAGTATTTTTACCAAGTAGTGATAAATATCTGTTTGTAAGGTCAGATCTTGTTAAAGAATTGATAAAGAATAAGAATTTTGATCTCTCAAGTTTTATCCCGGATTTAGTGCAAAAAAAGTTGAAATCTAAATTTATTGACAAATTATCTTAATAATATATATATTATTAAGATATGTTTGTTTATGTTTAAGGAGACAAAGAGATGGCTGTTCCAAAATTTAAGCCTTCAAAGTCTAGAAGTAGGACGAGGCGCAGTATAAATATGAGGAAAAAAATACCACAATTTCAAGAGTGTTCAAATTGTGGTAACCTTGCAGTAAGGCACAGAGTATGTGTGAAGTGTGGTTATTATAGAAATAGTCAATATTTAGAATTAGGATTGTAGTTTGAACGAGGAATGTTTGTTTATGGATCAAAGTGAGATTTTTAAAAAGGTTAGGTCTATTATATCCGAGCAGCTTGATAAAAAAGAAGATGAAATTACTATGGAATCTAGGTTTGTTGAGGATCTCGGTGCAGACAGTCTTGATATTTATGAACTTTTATATTTACTTGAGGAAGCATTTGATGATAAGATTCCAGAAAATGAGGCTAGTGAATTTGAGACCATAGGTGATGTTGTTGCCTTTATTGAGAAAAAAAAGGATTAGATATCATGGGTTCTGCTGTTGTAATGAAGTTGGATACAGATCGGAGAAAAAAGTTAAATGAGTTCTTACTGGGTTTGCATATTGATTTTAATGATATTGATTTGCTAAATATGTCTTTAAGTCATTCATCATATGCAAATGAATTTGACCAAAAATATGCTAATAATGAAAGATTAGAGTTTTTAGGAGATTCTGTTCTTAATCTTATTATTACAGATTATTTATATAGATTTTATCCTGAAAAGAGTGAAGGTGAACTTAGTAAGGCCAGATCTTATATTGTTAGTGAAGAATCTCTCTCTAGTATTGCTCGAGAACTTAACCTTGGCAACTATATTTTGCTTGGTAGGGGGGAAGAGAATAATGATGGACGTAATAAGAAAGGTATTCTTGCAGATGCTATTGAGGCTTTTGTTGGTGCACTTTATCTTGATGGTGGTTTTTTAAAGACTTTGGATTTTGTCATAGAGCTTTTTGAAGTTCATATAAGGTTGATGTTTAATCGTGGTGATTTTAAAGACTATAAAAGTCTTTTGCAAGAATATGTTCAAAAAAAATATAAAATTTCTCCCACTTATAAGTTGGCTAAAGAGTTAGGCCCTGATCATAATAAGGTTTTTTGTGTTGAACTTTATGTTAATGATAAATTTATATCTAATGGTAAGGGAAAGTCTAAAAAAGAAGCTGAGATGATAGCAGCTGAGATGGCACTTAAGAATATTGCAAATATTGATCTTTAATTTTTTTGATTAGAATCTCTTTTTTGTTTAATTTGGGATTAGTTAGTACTTCTCTTAATAGGTAGTCAAGGATTTTTCCAATATTTTTGTTTTCTGTTAATTTAAGGTTTTTGATATCGTTGCCATTTATTTTTAGTTCTTTTAAGGATAAGGGATCTTTAAGTAGTTTTTTTCTTCTTATTTTATTTATTATAAATTTAAGTTTATGATCTTTTCCTTTAAGAGCTTTATATATGTCGAGTATTTCCTTATAGTTTTCTCTGGTAGCTTTGCTTAACAAGATTCTTATA
This portion of the Borrelia turicatae 91E135 genome encodes:
- the trmD gene encoding tRNA (guanosine(37)-N1)-methyltransferase TrmD codes for the protein MKITILSLFPSIITPFFENSIMKKVISKGIISCEVISIRNFSDDKHKRCDDIPYGGGAGMVLKAQPISAALDYVNARSKTTIFVSPSGLKYNQKLAYDLSKKDELVIICGRYEGLDQRIIDLYVDFEISVGDYVLSSGEVAALVIIDSVYRLLEGVINPNSLLEESFSCECGLLEYPHYTRPYEFKGLEVPNVLLSGHHEEIRKWRFMKSIEKTKKNRYDLYLKYLEMRGENDGFNKKN
- the rplS gene encoding 50S ribosomal protein L19, with protein sequence MDLIRKIEAKGKRTESFDFRVGDTIRVSYKIIEGTNERIQNFEGLVISIQNKGIGQTFLVRKISSGIGVEKIFPMHSPIIEKVQVLKRGKVRRAKLYYMRDRIGKAAMKVKERLDIKKLK
- a CDS encoding EscU/YscU/HrcU family type III secretion system export apparatus switch protein, producing the protein MHGEKLALLIKYDTKFPAPFILAKARGEKVLRIKELAKREGIPIVEDKYLSESLFLVNEGDFIDSKYFKVVAHILSVVYKLKSNKL
- the coaD gene encoding pantetheine-phosphate adenylyltransferase: MRVALFPGSFDPITWGHIDLVKRASLIFDKVIVLVANNSAKSYLLSDIERYELTFEVIASLGWSRIFVDRYDGIILDYALKNNIGFIVRGVRAFHDFEFEFERYVVNNKLSPSIDIVFLPSSDKYLFVRSDLVKELIKNKNFDLSSFIPDLVQKKLKSKFIDKLS
- the rpmF gene encoding 50S ribosomal protein L32; this translates as MAVPKFKPSKSRSRTRRSINMRKKIPQFQECSNCGNLAVRHRVCVKCGYYRNSQYLELGL
- the acpP gene encoding acyl carrier protein yields the protein MDQSEIFKKVRSIISEQLDKKEDEITMESRFVEDLGADSLDIYELLYLLEEAFDDKIPENEASEFETIGDVVAFIEKKKD
- the rnc gene encoding ribonuclease III, which produces MGSAVVMKLDTDRRKKLNEFLLGLHIDFNDIDLLNMSLSHSSYANEFDQKYANNERLEFLGDSVLNLIITDYLYRFYPEKSEGELSKARSYIVSEESLSSIARELNLGNYILLGRGEENNDGRNKKGILADAIEAFVGALYLDGGFLKTLDFVIELFEVHIRLMFNRGDFKDYKSLLQEYVQKKYKISPTYKLAKELGPDHNKVFCVELYVNDKFISNGKGKSKKEAEMIAAEMALKNIANIDL